In Eucalyptus grandis isolate ANBG69807.140 chromosome 4, ASM1654582v1, whole genome shotgun sequence, the following proteins share a genomic window:
- the LOC104441493 gene encoding glucan endo-1,3-beta-glucosidase 1 — MPVLGLVLALLLLGSAPKKSVQNVTRTDGKEFVEWCIADEQASSEELQMALDWACGKGGADCAEIQPHRPCFLPNMVKDHASFAFNSYYQKFKHKGATCYFNSAAMITDLDPSHGSCKFPYLP, encoded by the exons ATGCCGGTGCTCGGACTTGTGCTTGCTCTTCTCCTTCTCGGCTCGGCACCAAAGAAATCGGTTCAGAATGTGACTCGAACAG ATGGGAAAGAGTTTGTGGAGTGGTGCATAGCTGACGAGCAAGCCTCAAGCGAGGAGCTTCAGATGGCGCTGGACTGGGCGTGCGGGAAGGGAGGAGCGGACTGCGCAGAAATCCAGCCCCATCGGCCATGTTTCCTGCCCAACATGGTCAAGGACCATGCTTCCTTCGCCTTCAACAGCTACTACCAAAAGTTCAAGCACAAAGGGGCCACTTGCTACTTCAATTCTGCTGCCATGATCACTGATCTTGACCCCA GTCATGGATCATGCAAATTTCCATATCTCCCGTGA